In a genomic window of Venatoribacter cucullus:
- a CDS encoding CTP synthase encodes MTRFIFVTGGVVSSLGKGIASASLAAILEARGLKVTMLKLDPYINVDPGTMSPFQHGEVFVTNDGAETDLDLGHYERFIRTTMSRRNNFTTGRIYTDVLAKERRGDYLGGTVQVIPHITDEIKRRVLEGAEGSDVALVEIGGTVGDIESQPFLEAVRQLKVELGSRRALSLHLTLVPYIATAGETKTKPTQHSVKEMRTIGLQPDVLICRSDHKIDASSLKKIALFTNVEERAVIPLEDADTIYKIPRMLHDYGLDDLIVEKFDLACGPADLSEWDAVADAKLNPEKSVTIAMVGKYMDLLDAYKSLIEAIDHAGIKHRAKVNVRYIDAEDIERKGTDMLADVDAILVPGGFGNRGVEGKIRTVQYARENKIPYLGICLGMQVAVIEYARNVVGWADAQSTEFTQDTQHPVVGLITEWQDASGKVETRSEQSDLGGTMRLGGQECVLLPGSTTAQAYGKELIVERHRHRYEVNSSLVPELEKAGLRIAGRSVDGELVEVVEVPDHPWFVGCQFHPEFTSTPRDGHGLFQAFIGAAFAHKESR; translated from the coding sequence ATTTATCTTCGTTACAGGTGGTGTTGTTTCTTCTTTGGGAAAAGGCATCGCCTCGGCCTCGCTGGCGGCCATTCTTGAAGCCCGTGGCCTGAAGGTCACCATGCTCAAGCTGGACCCCTACATTAACGTCGATCCGGGTACCATGAGCCCGTTCCAGCACGGTGAGGTGTTCGTCACCAACGACGGCGCTGAAACCGACCTCGATCTCGGCCACTACGAGCGCTTTATCCGCACCACCATGTCGCGCCGCAATAACTTCACCACCGGTCGTATTTACACCGACGTGCTGGCCAAAGAGCGCCGTGGCGATTATCTGGGCGGTACCGTGCAGGTGATTCCGCACATCACCGACGAAATCAAACGCCGGGTGCTGGAAGGTGCGGAAGGTTCCGATGTGGCACTGGTGGAAATCGGTGGCACCGTGGGCGATATCGAATCGCAGCCGTTCCTGGAAGCCGTACGTCAGCTGAAAGTAGAGCTGGGTTCACGTCGGGCGCTGTCGCTGCACCTGACGCTGGTGCCGTACATTGCCACCGCCGGTGAAACCAAAACCAAGCCGACGCAGCACTCGGTTAAAGAAATGCGCACCATCGGTTTGCAGCCGGACGTGCTGATCTGCCGTTCTGACCACAAAATTGATGCGTCGTCGCTGAAGAAAATCGCTCTGTTCACTAATGTGGAAGAGCGCGCCGTTATCCCGCTGGAAGACGCCGACACCATCTACAAAATTCCGCGCATGCTGCACGACTACGGCCTGGACGATCTGATTGTTGAGAAGTTTGATCTGGCCTGTGGCCCGGCCGACCTGTCCGAGTGGGATGCGGTGGCCGACGCCAAGCTGAACCCGGAAAAATCCGTCACCATCGCCATGGTCGGTAAGTACATGGATCTGCTGGACGCCTACAAGTCACTGATCGAAGCCATTGACCATGCCGGTATCAAGCACCGCGCCAAGGTGAATGTGCGTTATATCGATGCCGAAGACATTGAGCGTAAAGGCACTGATATGCTGGCCGATGTCGACGCTATTCTGGTACCGGGTGGTTTCGGTAACCGTGGCGTGGAAGGCAAAATCCGCACCGTGCAGTACGCCCGTGAGAACAAAATCCCGTACCTGGGCATCTGCCTGGGTATGCAGGTGGCCGTAATCGAGTACGCCCGTAACGTGGTGGGCTGGGCCGATGCGCAATCGACCGAATTTACCCAGGACACCCAGCACCCGGTGGTGGGCTTAATTACCGAATGGCAGGACGCTTCCGGCAAAGTGGAAACCCGCAGTGAACAATCTGACCTCGGCGGCACCATGCGTCTGGGTGGTCAGGAATGTGTGCTGTTGCCGGGTTCCACCACCGCTCAAGCCTATGGCAAAGAACTGATTGTCGAGCGCCACCGTCACCGTTACGAAGTGAACTCCTCGCTGGTACCGGAACTGGAAAAAGCCGGTCTGCGCATTGCCGGTCGTTCCGTCGACGGCGAGCTGGTGGAAGTGGTGGAAGTACCGGATCACCCATGGTTTGTGGGCTGTCAGTTCCACCCGGAATTTACCTCCACACCGCGTGATGGGCATGGTTTGTTCCAGGCCTTTATCGGTGCTGCGTTCGCGCATAAAGAATCCCGTTAA